The Lytechinus pictus isolate F3 Inbred chromosome 15, Lp3.0, whole genome shotgun sequence genome contains a region encoding:
- the LOC129278418 gene encoding carbohydrate sulfotransferase 15-like, with the protein MRKVTYTIIAFLLPCAVTINIYILASKRHQARLEHSKDIRYTRKEYSKTEEGEQEPLGRGSNAVVRNSDVSNRKTSLFGSINPDIISMAPEVFKTVPRQFLPDFKNPCWRDEQNKLFCLPYFYVIGLHKCGTTDLWSKLIRHPDVVDTVRKEPHWWGKRRHGSMDYTLIPPHKKEARLVRGMLTDGKDDSSFDWYLTWFKMFGVDSVESNPSRKVFGDASISTAFSVGKSWGSEHRNYTNADLIHAIQPHAKIILLTRNPTGRFFSQFFYKSAKKPKTLADLHKQATLQVKCFTACLRRYSERHCTFTMPCGTAMSTIHLAIAEEWMRVFGREGVYVLRLEDWHKDMAGEFKRVLRFLELPALTEEDISQITRQESANVNVRTAHLTMWNKTRDILQNFFKPFNRRMAKLMDDDRFLQYNEL; encoded by the exons ATGAGGAAAGTAACCTACACAATTATCGCCTTCCTATTGCCATGTGCAGTTAccattaatatttatatattggCATCGAAAAGGCATCAAGCAAGACTCGAACACTCCAAAGATATCCGATACACCCGGAAGGAATACAGCAAAACGGAAGAAGGAGAGCAGGAACCACTAGGCCGTGGAAGTAATGCAGTGGTTCGAAACTCAGACGTGTCGAACCGCAAAACGTCATTGTTCGGCAGTATTAATCCTGATATCATCAGTATGGCGCCAGAG GTCTTTAAAACTGTTCCTCGCCAGTTTCTGCCAGACTTCAAGAACCCGTGTTGGCGCGACGAACAAAATAAACTATTCTGCTTACCATATTTCTACGTTATTGGACTGCACAAATGCGGAACGACTGACCTGTGGTCTAAACTCATCCGACACCCGGACGTTGTGGACACAGTCCGCAAGGAACCACATTGGTGGGGTAAACGGAGACACGGTTCCATGGATTATACTCTGATACCACCACACAAGAAAGAAG CTCGTCTGGTACGCGGTATGTTAACAGATGGTAAGGATGATTCTTCTTTCGATTGGTATCTCACCTGGTTCAAGATGTTTGGAGTTGATTCGGTGGAGTCGAATCCCTCACGGAAGGTTTTCG GCGATGCTTCGATCAGCACTGCTTTCAGCGTGGGTAAATCCTGGGGCTCTGAACATAGGAACTATACCAATGCTGATCTAATCCACGCAATCCAACCACATGCTAAGATAATTCTTCTCACTAGAAACCCAACAGGAAG ATTCTTCTCCCAATTCTTCTACAAATCTGCGAAAAAACCTAAAACTCTGGCAGACTTACACAAGCAGGCTACGCTTCAAGTCAAATGTTTCACGGCGTGTCTTCGAAGATATTCAGAACGACACTGCACTTTCACGATGCCATGT GGCACAGCTATGTCAACCATTCACCTAGCAATAGCCGAAGAGTGGATGAGAGTGTTTGGTCGTGAGGGAGTGTATGTTCTTAGATTAGAGGATTGGCATAAAGATATGGCGGGCGAATTTAAGAGGGTTCTACGATTCTTAGAACTTC cTGCTCTCACTGAAGAAGATATCTCGCAGATCACGAGACAAGAGTCTGCGAACGTGAATGTTCGAACGGCCCACCTCACCATGTGGAACAAAACCCGCGATATCCTACAAAACTTCTTCAAGCCTTTTAATCGAAGAATGGCCAAACTTATGGATGATGACAGGTTTCTCCAGTACAACGAATTATGA